From one Armatimonadota bacterium genomic stretch:
- a CDS encoding N-acetylmuramoyl-L-alanine amidase, whose amino-acid sequence MRRLETLLCIGLACLCAFGAAASADTVGLRFYQQDQLRIVQREVPAGKNLVEAAVRGLVEGPTVEEKVLGYTSAIPSGTKVEGVALTSDGVEVGLSAQVLAGFDEAALQSIFDQFTATLGDFPKIRQIKLTRQGKPLSDYLAPAPVVGEAAPPLVEGVSTSGLATRKIAIGPSHGRFWNGSGWYWQRGDPCGFGEAVLEDTNSIRLMQFLYQYLTQDGAAVYSARELNESNCCNSYEGLPWWKMASYSWLRGQGYPCSVWASSSGNCGAETAVGRSSDDIRARPLFADYHGTDIYIAHHTNAGGGGTANGTETFRDTQMVYQAHVANSLNLANKVQSSVVNTIRSTFDGEDMWSDRGVKDSAGGFGEIRIPNRPAILIELAFHDACSRDAQYLTDNFFRSLTMWGIYKGICDYFGTTPTWDKYSLEYVSDTLPAAMETGHSYNVSITFRNRGVLWTEARQIRLGAVGDYDPFTPQTRQIISGEVRPGQTYTFNFTLTAPNSGGTYTTDWRMVRDGYQWFGPTVSKTYEVVGPPDTEAPSVPTGLFAESVGLNQVNISWNASTDNVGVIGYKLFRDGVQIADQPGRTFQDAGRAANTQYCYTVLAYDAVNNQSAQSAPYCAITHQVVWQDGFYDLNNWPADKVANGTFRGLETFDWDSHGTYPGDVCVATLTGTTSTQGSYAYRALAETYAAGSFDCFLADQAVSSSKQGLHIRGFNGSNEAYSAFVGCYPDSPMNGAKYAAGVFDGSSWSWAPQVQIRAIGWLNLRVEVGVNAVRAYYNGSLIGTLPKPAAADTFGLTRVNLGHPYNVNTEGYFDDAQFTAPPPVAPLPLAATPLSTESIRWNYADRSPIETGYLLLDGSQAQKGSAGKNSSSIAESGLAANTQYSRLLRGRNGTVLGPLSAGFSAYTLSVAPTSANVTCDRSPGTPYATPEFVFTAVGGFGAGKVQYYRYAWDQSPTHSWTGSEAQWSAGTLDLSAASPGDWYLHVKGFNGDGVENGALTLGPYQYEAATSTIAEIKALPDGSSAAVAGKVVTANFGSFFYIEEPDGSSGIRVNAGGPATGALASVSGTIQTVGGERVIASASVGSSGTGAIPAAALLKNLSLGGGSLNAYTPGVMDGLGANNLGLFVSVAGRVTHVGAGFCYVDDGSMQAQDGSGYPGVRVDTSSITAPAMGTYAVIEGISSTYAIGSENVRMLRATGKVSYTLP is encoded by the coding sequence ATGAGAAGACTCGAAACACTGCTGTGCATCGGCCTGGCATGCCTGTGCGCGTTCGGGGCCGCGGCATCCGCCGACACGGTCGGCCTGCGGTTCTACCAACAGGACCAGTTGAGGATAGTCCAGCGCGAAGTTCCGGCGGGCAAGAACCTCGTCGAGGCCGCAGTGCGCGGGCTCGTCGAAGGGCCTACCGTGGAGGAGAAGGTCCTCGGCTACACCTCGGCGATACCGTCGGGTACGAAGGTCGAGGGCGTGGCGCTGACCTCGGACGGCGTGGAGGTCGGGCTCTCCGCCCAAGTGCTCGCCGGGTTCGACGAGGCCGCGCTCCAGAGCATCTTCGACCAGTTCACCGCCACCCTGGGCGACTTCCCGAAGATCAGGCAGATCAAGCTCACGCGCCAGGGCAAGCCGCTGTCCGACTATCTCGCGCCCGCCCCGGTCGTCGGGGAGGCCGCGCCGCCGCTCGTAGAGGGCGTCTCGACCAGCGGGCTCGCGACCAGGAAGATCGCCATCGGCCCGTCCCACGGGCGCTTCTGGAACGGCTCCGGCTGGTACTGGCAGAGGGGCGACCCGTGCGGGTTCGGCGAGGCCGTGCTGGAGGACACGAACAGCATCCGGCTGATGCAGTTCCTGTACCAGTACCTGACTCAGGACGGCGCGGCCGTATACTCCGCCCGCGAGCTCAACGAGAGCAACTGCTGCAACAGCTACGAGGGCCTGCCCTGGTGGAAGATGGCGTCATACTCCTGGCTGAGAGGCCAGGGATACCCGTGCTCCGTCTGGGCCAGCTCGTCCGGCAACTGCGGCGCCGAGACCGCCGTCGGGCGCAGCAGCGACGACATCCGCGCGAGGCCGCTCTTCGCCGACTACCACGGGACCGACATCTACATCGCCCACCACACCAACGCGGGCGGCGGGGGCACGGCGAACGGGACGGAGACCTTCCGCGACACCCAGATGGTCTATCAGGCGCACGTCGCAAACAGCCTGAACCTGGCCAACAAAGTGCAGAGCAGCGTCGTCAACACGATTCGCTCCACGTTCGACGGCGAGGACATGTGGTCCGACCGAGGCGTGAAGGACTCGGCGGGCGGGTTCGGCGAGATCCGCATACCGAACCGCCCGGCGATCCTGATCGAACTGGCGTTCCACGACGCCTGCTCGAGAGACGCCCAGTACCTGACCGACAACTTCTTCCGATCGCTCACCATGTGGGGCATCTACAAGGGCATCTGCGACTACTTCGGCACTACGCCCACCTGGGACAAGTACTCCCTGGAGTACGTCAGCGACACGCTCCCGGCGGCGATGGAGACCGGGCACTCCTACAACGTGAGCATCACCTTCCGCAACCGGGGCGTGCTCTGGACCGAGGCCCGGCAGATCAGACTGGGGGCCGTCGGGGACTACGATCCGTTCACGCCTCAGACCAGGCAGATCATCAGCGGCGAGGTGCGCCCGGGCCAGACGTACACGTTCAACTTCACGCTCACCGCGCCGAACTCCGGCGGCACGTATACCACCGACTGGCGGATGGTGCGCGACGGCTACCAGTGGTTCGGCCCGACTGTCAGCAAGACCTACGAGGTGGTCGGCCCGCCGGACACCGAGGCCCCCTCCGTGCCGACGGGGCTCTTCGCGGAGTCGGTCGGCCTGAACCAGGTCAACATAAGCTGGAACGCCTCGACGGACAACGTCGGCGTCATCGGCTACAAGCTCTTCAGGGACGGCGTGCAGATAGCCGACCAGCCCGGCCGGACCTTCCAGGACGCGGGCCGCGCGGCTAACACCCAGTACTGCTACACGGTGCTCGCCTACGACGCTGTCAACAACCAGTCCGCCCAGAGCGCGCCGTACTGCGCGATCACGCACCAGGTGGTCTGGCAGGACGGCTTCTATGACCTGAACAACTGGCCCGCCGACAAGGTGGCAAACGGCACCTTCCGCGGCCTGGAGACGTTCGACTGGGACAGCCACGGGACCTACCCCGGCGATGTGTGCGTCGCCACTCTGACCGGGACGACCTCCACCCAGGGGTCGTACGCGTACAGGGCGCTGGCGGAGACTTACGCCGCCGGGTCGTTCGACTGCTTCCTCGCGGACCAGGCGGTCTCGAGCAGCAAGCAGGGCCTCCACATCAGGGGGTTCAACGGATCGAACGAGGCCTACTCGGCCTTCGTGGGGTGCTACCCCGATTCGCCGATGAACGGCGCAAAGTACGCCGCGGGCGTGTTCGACGGCTCCTCGTGGAGCTGGGCGCCGCAGGTCCAGATCCGCGCGATCGGCTGGCTCAACCTCCGCGTCGAGGTGGGGGTGAACGCCGTCAGGGCCTACTACAACGGCAGCCTGATCGGCACCCTGCCGAAACCCGCCGCCGCGGACACCTTCGGGCTGACCCGCGTGAACCTCGGCCACCCGTACAACGTGAACACCGAGGGGTACTTCGACGACGCGCAGTTCACCGCGCCGCCGCCCGTCGCGCCCCTCCCGCTGGCCGCGACGCCTCTCAGCACGGAGAGCATCCGGTGGAACTACGCCGACCGCTCGCCGATCGAGACGGGCTACCTGCTGCTCGACGGGTCTCAGGCGCAGAAGGGTTCCGCCGGGAAGAACTCGTCCTCCATAGCGGAGTCCGGCCTCGCCGCGAACACCCAGTACTCCCGCCTGCTCCGGGGCAGGAACGGCACGGTCCTCGGGCCGCTCTCGGCGGGGTTCTCGGCATACACGCTCTCCGTCGCGCCGACGAGCGCGAACGTCACCTGCGACAGGTCGCCCGGCACGCCCTACGCGACTCCCGAGTTCGTCTTCACGGCGGTCGGAGGGTTCGGCGCGGGGAAGGTGCAGTACTACCGGTACGCATGGGACCAGAGCCCGACCCACTCGTGGACAGGCTCCGAGGCCCAGTGGAGCGCCGGCACGCTCGACCTCTCCGCCGCCTCGCCGGGCGACTGGTACCTGCACGTGAAGGGCTTCAACGGCGACGGCGTGGAGAACGGCGCGCTGACCCTCGGGCCGTACCAGTACGAGGCGGCAACCTCGACGATCGCCGAGATCAAGGCCCTGCCGGACGGCTCATCGGCCGCGGTAGCGGGGAAGGTCGTGACGGCGAACTTCGGCTCGTTCTTCTACATCGAGGAGCCTGACGGCAGCTCGGGCATCAGGGTGAACGCGGGCGGGCCCGCTACCGGCGCGCTGGCGTCGGTCTCCGGCACGATTCAGACCGTCGGCGGCGAGCGCGTGATAGCGAGCGCCTCGGTCGGCTCGTCCGGCACCGGAGCGATCCCGGCGGCCGCCCTGCTGAAGAACCTGTCGCTCGGCGGAGGAAGCCTGAACGCATACACCCCGGGCGTGATGGACGGCCTCGGGGCGAACAACCTCGGTCTCTTCGTGTCGGTCGCCGGCAGGGTGACGCACGTCGGGGCGGGGTTCTGCTACGTGGACGACGGCTCGATGCAGGCGCAGGACGGTTCGGGGTACCCGGGCGTCCGCGTGGATACGTCCTCGATAACCGCGCCCGCGATGGGGACTTACGCGGTGATCGAGGGCATCAGCTCGACGTACGCGATCGGCTCGGAGAACGTCCGGATGCTCCGCGCGACGGGGAAGGTGAGCTACACGCTGCCCTGA